DNA from Opitutales bacterium:
CGATGACTGCCTCGGTGTCGTTTTCTTCAAATATCCTTAATTTCATAGGGCTGGCTCACTCAAAGGGTAAAAGTGTGTAGCTGTGAGCCTTTCATGAACGCTGCAAGTTTTTCTCTAACGTAAAGACATGGTGTTTTTCAGAAATACGTGCACGGGCTTCCTCCAACCAGGAATCGAAGTGGTCTTTGTGCCATTGCTTGGTGTAGTCGCTCCAGCGCTCGATGAAGTGTGCCGTATTCGCGTCTTCGCTGTCTTTTCTACCGGGGCTTTGGCTGATGTGATGATAGACAATGCTTGACGATGAGCATGCTGTTTTAGCACCCAAGTCTCTATCAGCCCGCAGGCAGAAATCGTCGTCTTCGAAGCCATTCACAAACACTTCATCGAAGCCATTGAGTTGTTCAAAGGTCGATTTCTCCAGCATCCAGCAAGCGGCGGTGATGGTGGGGCAGGGCAGGGATGATGGACTGCTGTGTCTTTGATGCCAGTCTGGTAGTAAACGCTTGTCGAGGTGTCGTGGAATCCCGTCTTCGTCGAAATATTTGCCTAAGTGGTCCACTCGTCCGTCGCTGTGCGCGATCTGGGTGTTTCCCAAAATAGCAA
Protein-coding regions in this window:
- a CDS encoding glycosyltransferase — translated: MSKLSIIVPIFGAFRETRDLLLTLRATTRHKDPEIIFVDDATPDPRMKAWLIDVGQTGIRLLRHDTNQGFGQSCATGVEAAIHDCIVFLNSDLLLTHGWLEPLVDAFESDDDLAILGNTQIAHSDGRVDHLGKYFDEDGIPRHLDKRLLPDWHQRHSSPSSLPCPTITAACWMLEKSTFEQLNGFDEVFVNGFEDDDFCLRADRDLGAKTACSSSSIVYHHISQSPGRKDSEDANTAHFIERWSDYTKQWHKDHFDSWLEEARARISEKHHVFTLEKNLQRS